The region ATTTTCCAGAGCAGCGAGACGCTGCTCTGCAACATGAAGCCCACTGTCAGTGGTGGAAACACTCTGGATGGAATTCCCAAGCTGCCAGCCTaccctgctgcagcaggcaaGGTCACACCCAagccctgcctgcccctcagcaccactCACCTGTGTAGGCGAAGTTGAAGGGCATGCATATGGGGGAGTGGTGCCTGGGAGCGACAGTGGGGTGGGAGGGGTAGAGAAGCACCCCGTCTGGCCCCAGCAgtgcctccatctcctcctgcagGCTCTTGCCCATGCTCACCAGCTTGGCGTTCCCACCAGGGTTGAGTTTCATCAGCTTCTCTGTCAgtcccagggctgcagggcaCGGGCACAAACAGGAACAGAGGGGTAATGAGGAAGATTTTGCGGGCTGGAAAGCACACTGCTTGGCCACACACATTGTCCCCCAGCTCCTAACATCCTCCAAGGTCTCCTCCCTGCTGGCATGCCAGCTCCCAGAGCAGATTGCCCTCTGCTTCTGGCACAGCTTTGCAGCCAGCTTTGCCAAGAGAAAGGCTTTAAGCCTGCTCATCGcttcaagaatttttttccagccactgggatggagcagagctggtgaagTGACCTCAGCACTCAAACAGCAACACAATAGCATCAGTTTGTAGGGCACTGCAAGGGGCACCTCCGGGCCTTACCAATAGCTGGGAAAGTGTGGGAAGACATCCCCACGAGCCACTTCATCAGCTCCCAGAGCGGCCACACCGGCTTCCCATGGTCCCCCAGCAGGTCTGTGAAAAGCTGTGCCTCCTGTAACACATACAGTGCTCCCTCCATCAACACTGTGACCCAGAGCACAGAACTGAACAGCCTGAATAACAGCCGAACCTTCGGCTGCTCCATTATCATAACACAAGCTGTTTGGAGACAAGAGATGCCCATCAGGAGCTTAATAGATTCAGCACTagcccagagcagcagcaggagcatctCTCCGTGCCAGAGTCAGCAAGAAGGGGACCTCGCTCTGCAGAGAGAGAGCCCAAAAAAGCAGCACCTTTCAGTACCTCTCCTCTGACACAAGGCAAGGGATGaggcacctcctgtatgaggacaggctgagagtttgggttgttcagcctgaagaagagaaggctgcagggagaccttagtgcagcttccagtatggaaaggggctccaggaaagttggggaggggctcctgatcaaggagtgcagggagaggatgagggggaacagttttcagaggaaagagaggagCTTGAGATGAGAACTTAGgaggaaacattttcctgtaagggtggggatgccctggcgcaggttgcccagagcagtggtggctgccccatccctggaggggttcaagaccaggttggacggggcttggagccctgataaagtgggaagtgtccctgcccaaggcagggggttgtgactggatggtctttgaggtcctttccaacccaactcattccatgattctctggaCAATTTCTCCGGGAGGCATTTACAGCTGTTATATGGCTGTGGGATCAGGAAAAAAGGAGGCAAGGTGGCCAGGCATGCCCTGCCTACCAAGGCGGAGGTGGTTTATTTTAATCCCAAGACTTTACTGGtgctacaaaatatttctgtgcacacacagagcacagcaCAGTGGCTGCAattccaggaaaaaataatacatgcAGGCACGCTGCTGAAAAGCTGCTAATCCAGCTTCAGTCCTGGCATCCTAATGGGCATTAATACCAACCTAGGATGTCAGGATATGTCAGGCAAGAGCAAGGCAGGATGCTACCTGCTTGCAAAGATAAGGCCAACATACTAAAATGGCCTCTCTATCCCTAATCCATGTTGCTCCTCTTCTGGAAGCCCCATAATCATCTCCTTGGAGAGCAAGGGAGAAGGGGTTGCGTAGCTTCGGAAAGAGATGAAAGGATCTGACATACCTGCCCATCGCTATCCTTGGATGACATCATGGCTGACCAGATCTGGAAGGAATATTTCATCTTGTGGATTGCCACGCGCTGGACTTGGACCCCTAACTTGCTTTCAAGGTGCTCCACTACCTaaggagaagagcagaaagggTTTCTTTCCAGAATGCTGTGATGTGCTGCAGTCAGTTCATGGAAACTAGGGACAGGAGAGAGTCCAGGAAcagcttctctctgctgccATGCAAGGGTTCTGGCAGatgctgccccctcccctctaCTCAGAGCAGCAGGATCTGCTGCAACGACAACCTTGGAGTTCCCCAGACAGTCCTCCATGTCACCACAGCAAGGCTGCGCAAAGAGCAACACAGAAGATttccttgaaaaacaaaaaagttaaaGGGGGCTCTAAAAAAGCTGGacaggggctctggatcagggagggcagggacaggataaagggaatggttttgagctgaaagaggggagattgtgaGGAGAtctgagggagaaatgttttgctgtgagggtggggaggccctggcccaggtttgccagagaagtggtggctgcccaaCCCCggaggttggatgaggctttgagccccctgatccagtgggaagtgtccctgcccatggcagggggttggaaatggctggactttgaggtcccttccaacccaaaccattctctgattctatagAAGTTCCTTTGCATGACTAAAACACAGGCAGCATCCTGGGAAGACTGCAAACACGCAGCCCTTCCTTCACTGTGTGAAGGCCTCCATAACGCGGACAAGAGatgttaagaaagaaaaatacagctacAGTGATGGAAATTGTGCCAAAAACTTTGGACACCCTGGTGCACTCCAACACACAGGTGCTGCTGGCAAGAGCATTGGCAGCCACTCATAAGGCCTTGCCCTTGTTTCTTCTTcaacaaagaagaagaaaaaggtctttccactatttttttttccctggaagcACAGGAGCGTGCCTCGAGGAAGCACAGGAGTTTGCACTCAAGGGTgcttctgcagtgctgcagtCCTCCCTCCCAACAGCTACATACAGAGCAGCCCACCTTGCCTCCAAGGGATCCTCAGTCTGGTTCCCCAGGTTTTATCACCAGAGACACCCACCCTCTGCCCTTTCCTACCTTCTTTTGGGCCTGCAAGATCTCCTTGTCCACAGGTGACACAAAAATGGACCCGCCATCATGATCCATGaagtgaaattttattttttccagcaaCACCTTTTCATCCAGCTTCAGCCTGGGAAAGGAAGAGCACTTTGCTCACAAATCCATCTCTAGCTCCTCCTCGgctgccagagctgctcccaTGACTGCTAATGTGTCCTATTCTGCCCCTTGGAGCGGGAAGGAACATCCTTGAAGACATGCTGCCCAAAGGCCAGACAGATGCTTGCCTGCCCCATCAGTCACTGTTAGGAAACCCTTGTCGCTCAAAATCCACCTCGTAATTACAGACCCTGGCCATGGCCAAGGCTGAGACTGCACCACAAGAGCCACTGAGAAACAAAAGTGGTAATGGAGGAAAACAACTGCAGGCAAGAGGCTGGATCTGCCTGTTCTACCCCGTCTCTGCTATGCTTCTTACTGAGATGTGTACATAAAAGGCTGCTTGGTTGCATGGATCTACAGAGAGACCAAATGAGGCCAAGGTGTGggacaaaaaagcaaaaaaatgcacAGGTAAAACCTGGCCAGCCCCAGAGGGATGGACCATGCTGGGCAGCCCTATCTGGAGCAGCTcacagtctcttctcccaagtagaatcatagaatggttcaggctggacggaaccttaaagatcacctaattccaaccccctgccacggacagggacacctcccactggatcaggctgcccaagaccccgtccaacctggcctcgaacaccttcagggatggagcaaccacagcttccctgggcgaccGGTTCCAGTGGCTCACcgctctcatcatgaagaaattcctccttatgtctagtctaaatctgctcctcttcaATTTATAGCTGTTGTAACAAcaaacaagtgataggatgagaggaagtggcctcaggttgtgccaggggagttttagactGGATATGAGGAACAatctctttactgaaagaatggtgaaaccctggcagatgctgcccaggTCAGCGGTAAAGTCTCCAcccttggaggggttcaaaaaccatgtggtTGTGgtacctggggacatggtttagcaggcacagtggggttgggctgatggttggactggatgagctgagagatCTCTTCCCacctcaatgattccatgattctaagtaGATGAGATCAATTCAGCAGCTTGAATCAACAGGAGCAACTTACTTGGTGACTCCAGGACCAGCCATGACCCTCAGCATCAGCTCAAGGTCCTCTGCATAGCGGCACATGGGTCCTGTGCACAGGAAGCTGGTCCGCACTCCTTGAGCGTTTGGGAACTGACCGTCATTGGGCACCACCCCTGCAAGACAGAGGGACACTGGGCACCACCCCACGAGCAGCCATCGCCCCCAGCCGCAGTGAGCTGTGCCAAAAGGTGCACGGGGACACAGCTGACGCAGGATCGCACGCATCAGCGGGGCTCATAAACTGCTAGCTTGGTGCACGGtgtggggaagggaggagaaacaCCCAGCCAGGACACCAGCTGCCAGGGAACATCCTTGTAGCAGATCCTGACCTTGGGAAAACTTTCCATGCTGAGGATGCAACACCAGGGGAAAACACCTCCCCACAATCACACACTTGGCATTCGGCCACCAAACGGCTTCCCACTGCCAAGGGCAGGTTGTGCTCAGGCAGCTGGCATGTCCTGTGCAAGACGTTGCCTGTCCCCTTGCAGCAATGCCACCACTGACAAGCACGGGAGCATCCTGAACAGGTTCCTCCCCAGCCTGCATTCCACCTCCTACCATTTCTGCTGAGTAGAGGAGATCCCCAAGCCCGCTTTACCTGTTGTGGGTTTGTGGCCAAAGATTCCGTTGAAGAAGGCGGGCATCCGGATGCTGCCACCGATGTCAGAGCCCACACCTACGACTGAGCAAGCTGCTGCCAGGACACCACCCTCTCCGCCTGCACAGGAtaaatcacagcaaaaaaatcccacaggcTGATAGTGTAAATTATCCAGCAGAGCGGGAGCTTCACATGCCTGTGCATGCAGGTGGGGTGGGAGCCACTCCAGCTTTAGTGATTCCCACGGGACAGTTTGGGAACATGGGCCAAAGGGATTTTCCTGCTGAAGCGCTGCGCCAGCATTACTGTGTGCATGCAGGGTGCAACAGGGTGAGTCGGAGCATCCTGGCCTGGCTCGGCCatagagcagggaagggataattcctctggactcggccctggtgagactgcaccttgaatcctgggctCAGCTTTGGGCCtgtcactacaagaaggacaccaaggggctggagcacgtccagagaagggaacagagctgggaaaggggttggagaacaggggttctgggagtggccaagggccctggggctgtttagcctggagaagaggaggctgaggggagacctcatcgctctttGCAGCTCCTaaaaaggaggctggagaaaggtgggtgctgggctcttctcccaagtaacaagtgataggatgaaaggaaacggcctcaagttgcaccacggAAGGCTTAGACTGGATTTTagagaaaatttcttcactgaaagagtggtgatgcactggcagaggctgcccacggAAATGATGGATTCTCCATCTCTGGAGCAGTGGCACTTCagaacatggtttagcaggcacaatGGGATTGGGGcaacagttggactggatgagctcagaggtcttttccaatctcatggattctatgattctatggcgtGACCCTGGCTGTAACATCCAAGAGATGCAAAGCAATTGGACCTCCAAATGGCCTACTGCCCTGCCTGGCAAAGCGGCCTGGGAGCTCTGCAGGAGCCCAGCAACAAGTTTAAGTAGCATGCAGAGGACTTCGAAATGCTTTCCTTACTGCTTTCTAACCTGCAGCCACACAGGCCAGTGCTGAAGCGCAGGGTCTCACCTGAGCTGCCACCCACGATGCGCTGCAGGTCGTAGGGGTTGTTGGTCCGTCCGTAGACCTTGTTGCTGGACTCGTACCACATGCACAGCTCACTGCAATTGGTCACACCCAGCGGGATGGCACCGGCCTGCTTCAGCCGGGACACCACTGTAGCATCCGAGGTGGCAATCACTTTACGGCGGCTGACCAAGCCAGACGTGTTGGGCATCCCTGTGGCACCAGGATCAACCATGGAGGGAGGTGTCAGGGTCAGCTCGCCCAAGATCATCCTGGGGGCAGTAGGGTCCCAGGGACCACAGCTGGGAGAAGCAGGTCCTCAGCAAGGGCTGCTCCTCAGAGACACCACAGTGTTTGGGTGCTAATAGTGAACAAAGCCACAGTAGCCCAGGCAAACGTGGATGCAGACCCTGCAAAGGGAAGCTGCGTCCCTGCTGCAGCCACTCGCCACTCTGGGGCTTAGAGGGAGCCAGTCACAAGCCAGTCACAAGCCCTGAGGGCAAACCTACCGTGCAGAGAAAAGGCCTCCTTGACGGTGATGGGTACGCCTAACAAGGGGAATTTCTCCTCCAGGTAGTCATCACCAGGGCTCTCTGCAAGCAGCTTATCAACCTGCTGGGCTTCTTGCAGGGCCTCCCCGAATCTGCAAAGGTGCAATCTTTGGAGATGCTCCATTCCAGACTTGAGGTACTGGCAAGGAGCAAGACATTACTGCAGGGTGGGCAGATGCCATGGAGTTGGTAGTGGGAGAGGAGACATCCTCAGGTGTTCTTCTTTGGAGGCAGCTGGCCCCACTGTGAGCCAACCATCCTCTATCCTCCCCCGCTTACCTGTCCTTAACGATGGCATTGATGAGGGGATTAACCTCCTTGATCCTCTCCACATACGCCTCCACCACCTCGATGCACTTCACCTGAAGCAGCAAATGAGGGGGAAGGGGCAGTGAGAGGCAGGCTAGAGGACGAGGGGGCACCTTAAGGGCAGGGGACCCCCTTGCAAGGACCAGGACATGCTCCCCCTTGCAGGCACAAGAtcagccccagccccctcctcaaGGGCCACATACCCTCACCGAAACTTACAGCATCACCATCCCTCCCAaagcccccctccccaccaaGGACTGGGACCCGTACTATGGACCAGGACACCCCCCATGGCCTTGGGGCTGCTCCCTCAAGGACCAGGGCCCCAACCCCTCGAGGTAAGGGACCTTCCCATGGCCTCAGGACTCCCCTAACCAAGGACCAGGATCACCCCCCTGCCAGAGATCAGGACCCACCTGGCCAGCCTCAGAACTGCccatcaatcatagaatcatagaatcaccaggttggaaaagacccaccagatcattgagtccaaccatccccatcaatcactaaaccgtgtccctcagcgcctcatccacccatcccttaaacacctccagggaaggggactcaaccccctccctgggcagcctctgccagtgcccaatgaccctttctgtgaaattttttttcctaatgtccagcctaaatctcccctggcatagattgaggccattccctcttgtcctgtcccctgtcacttgggagaagagcccagctccctcctctccacaacctccttccaggtagttggagagagcaatgaggtctcccctcagcctcctcttctccaggctaaacacccccagctctctcagccactcctcttgttctccagccccctcaccagcttcgttgctcttctctggactcacgccagagcctcaacatccttcttgtgctgagggcccagaactgaacacaggattcgaggagcggtctcaccagtgccgagtacagagggagaagaacctccctggacctgctggccacgccgtgtctgatccaagccaagatgccattggccttcttggccacctgggcccctgctggctcacgttcagtcgctgtcaaccaacacccccaggtccctctcccccaggcagctttccagccagacttctcctagtctggagctgctcagggttgttgtgccccaagtgcaggacccaggatttggccttgttaaacctcctgccattggtctcagcccagcggcccagcctgttcagatgccaTCAAGGACGCATGGACTGGGACACACATCCCCCCCACGGACCAGGACACCCTCCCAGAGGACTGGACAACCCCAGcaaggactgggatgggacaCCGCCCCGCTCCCGAGCACCAAAACATCCCCAAGGACCGCGATATCTCCCTAACAGGAGCGCCCGCCCCTCCCCAGGCCCC is a window of Phaenicophaeus curvirostris isolate KB17595 chromosome 13, BPBGC_Pcur_1.0, whole genome shotgun sequence DNA encoding:
- the FAAH2 gene encoding fatty-acid amide hydrolase 2, with the protein product MPLSRAERWLARLLRLLSRAALALLALAAPAPPRAVPAPRHPLLRLPARRLAARLRLRQVKCIEVVEAYVERIKEVNPLINAIVKDRFGEALQEAQQVDKLLAESPGDDYLEEKFPLLGVPITVKEAFSLHGMPNTSGLVSRRKVIATSDATVVSRLKQAGAIPLGVTNCSELCMWYESSNKVYGRTNNPYDLQRIVGGSSGGEGGVLAAACSVVGVGSDIGGSIRMPAFFNGIFGHKPTTGVVPNDGQFPNAQGVRTSFLCTGPMCRYAEDLELMLRVMAGPGVTKLKLDEKVLLEKIKFHFMDHDGGSIFVSPVDKEILQAQKKVVEHLESKLGVQVQRVAIHKMKYSFQIWSAMMSSKDSDGQEAQLFTDLLGDHGKPVWPLWELMKWLVGMSSHTFPAIALGLTEKLMKLNPGGNAKLVSMGKSLQEEMEALLGPDGVLLYPSHPTVAPRHHSPICMPFNFAYTAIFNVLGLPVTQCPLGLNSEGLPLGIQLVAASYNDHLTLAVARYLEKAFGGWVSPGEV